In the genome of Thermodesulfobacteriota bacterium, one region contains:
- a CDS encoding TraR/DksA family transcriptional regulator has translation MATAKKATKKKSTKKTRKTWRDDIKVMLLQMRKELLQEVSQSMKAESDHLKHDIGDFYDHASSDRDRELALMLADREREKLTYVDDALKRLENGTYGICEACDEDIDKERLMAMPFTKLCLECQEDLERG, from the coding sequence ATGGCTACTGCAAAAAAAGCTACCAAGAAAAAAAGCACGAAAAAGACAAGAAAAACATGGCGTGATGATATTAAAGTCATGCTGCTGCAAATGAGGAAAGAACTCCTTCAAGAAGTGTCTCAGTCAATGAAGGCAGAGTCTGATCATCTAAAACATGATATAGGCGACTTTTATGATCATGCCTCAAGTGACAGAGATAGAGAGCTAGCTCTTATGCTTGCAGACAGGGAGAGGGAAAAACTCACCTACGTTGACGATGCTCTAAAAAGACTAGAGAATGGCACCTATGGGATTTGCGAGGCCTGTGATGAAGATATAGACAAAGAACGGCTTATGGCTATGCCTTTCACCAAACTATGTCTTGAATGTCAGGAAGACCTTGAAAGGGGTTAA
- the mtnA gene encoding S-methyl-5-thioribose-1-phosphate isomerase, whose product MSSFKTIDWKDNKVVMIDQTRLPNEEIYLEFNTYEEVAQAIKTMIIRGAPAIGVAAAMGIALGANNVDTQDWDSFVGEVNKITDVILATRPTAVNLFWAGKRMLRVLNSGETKNVAQMKERLIKEAMVMLDEDVNTCRSIGRVGAELIPDNSVVLTHCNAGALATAGYGTALGVIRGAEEAGKNIKVIATETRPFLQGARLTAWELDKDGIPVSLITDNMVGHIMSKGMVDAVVVGADRIAKNGDVANKIGTYSISVLAKSHGIPFYVAAPISTIDFECPDGASIPIEERSTDEVTHVQGKKIAPDVNVYNPAFDITPNANVSSIITETKAVKEPYIVGLSELIKSD is encoded by the coding sequence ATGTCTTCGTTTAAAACCATAGATTGGAAAGATAATAAAGTAGTTATGATAGACCAAACAAGGCTTCCTAATGAGGAAATATATCTAGAATTTAATACCTATGAGGAAGTTGCACAAGCTATTAAAACTATGATAATCAGAGGAGCCCCGGCTATTGGTGTTGCAGCAGCGATGGGTATTGCGCTCGGTGCAAATAATGTAGATACCCAGGATTGGGATAGCTTTGTTGGTGAAGTTAATAAGATTACAGATGTTATTCTAGCTACTAGGCCTACTGCGGTGAACCTGTTTTGGGCAGGTAAGAGAATGCTGCGTGTACTAAATTCTGGAGAGACTAAGAATGTAGCTCAGATGAAAGAGCGTCTCATCAAAGAAGCTATGGTGATGCTTGATGAGGACGTAAATACGTGCAGAAGTATTGGCAGAGTAGGAGCTGAGCTCATCCCTGATAATTCTGTAGTTCTTACGCACTGTAACGCGGGAGCACTTGCCACGGCAGGCTACGGCACCGCACTTGGAGTAATCAGGGGGGCTGAGGAAGCAGGGAAGAATATAAAAGTAATCGCCACGGAAACAAGGCCATTTCTCCAAGGAGCCAGACTTACGGCATGGGAGCTTGATAAGGACGGCATTCCGGTCTCTTTAATAACTGATAATATGGTTGGCCACATAATGAGTAAAGGCATGGTAGACGCGGTGGTTGTAGGGGCTGATAGAATTGCAAAAAACGGCGACGTTGCAAACAAGATCGGAACCTACTCCATTTCAGTGCTGGCCAAGTCTCATGGGATACCTTTCTATGTTGCAGCTCCAATTTCGACTATAGATTTTGAATGTCCAGACGGTGCATCAATTCCAATTGAGGAGCGGAGCACAGACGAAGTAACACACGTTCAGGGCAAAAAGATTGCTCCTGATGTGAATGTATATAATCCTGCGTTTGACATAACACCTAATGCTAATGTCAGCTCTATTATCACGGAAACGAAAGCCGTGAAAGAGCCTTATATCGTTGGATTGTCTGAATTAATTAAGTCGGATTAA